The following proteins are co-located in the Anomalospiza imberbis isolate Cuckoo-Finch-1a 21T00152 chromosome 1, ASM3175350v1, whole genome shotgun sequence genome:
- the GLIPR2 gene encoding Golgi-associated plant pathogenesis-related protein 1, with translation MGKSASKQFAEEVLKVHNDYRKKHGVPPLKLCKKLNRGAQQYAEELATTRVLKHSSESANGNCGENLAWASYDQSGKDVADRWYSEIKNYSFQNPGFSSRTGHFTAMVWKNTKKMGVGKASASDGSTFVVARYDPAGNVVNPGYYEENVLPPRK, from the exons CTTCCAAACAATTCGCTGAAGAAGTCTTGAAAGTGCACAATGACTACAGGAAGAAACATGGAGTCCCCCCATTAAAACTCTGCAAGAAGTTAAACAGAGGAGCCCAACA GTATGCAGAAGAACTGGCTACTACGAGGGTCCTCAAGCACAGCTCTGAGTCTGCTAATGGGAATTGTGGAGAAAACCTAGCATGGGCATCCTATGACCAATCAG GAAAAGATGTGGCTGATAGATGgtacagtgaaataaaaaattacagctTTCAAAACCCAGGGTTTTCTTCTAGGACAG GTCACTTTACAGCAATGGTTTGGAAGAACACAAAAAAGATGGGAGTTGGAAAGGCATCTGCTAGTGATGGCTCAACGTTTGTGGTGGCTAGATATGATCCAGCTGGAAATGTAGTAAATCCAGGCtattatgaagaaaatgttcttcctccaagaaaataa